One stretch of Dokdonia sp. Hel_I_53 DNA includes these proteins:
- a CDS encoding N-acetylmuramoyl-L-alanine amidase → MKDVDFLVIHSTDTSEALDLDARTIIEKHTNDKRNGGFGWNRPGFDYLVLQDGTLETIIPENSPTEVDLWGISQGRYGITGNVKNLAYVGGRTLKEAWWKDTRTEEQTATLEAVIRFYTIRFPEIIIVGFNEIATKQDSDKPGFSVKKWLEELEIPKCNIYQGF, encoded by the coding sequence ATGAAAGACGTAGATTTTTTAGTCATACACAGTACCGATACCAGCGAAGCCTTAGATCTTGATGCAAGAACGATCATCGAAAAACACACCAACGACAAACGCAATGGTGGTTTTGGTTGGAACCGTCCTGGATTTGATTATCTCGTATTGCAGGATGGCACTTTGGAAACCATTATCCCTGAAAACAGCCCGACCGAAGTAGATCTTTGGGGCATCTCACAAGGCAGATATGGTATTACTGGCAATGTGAAAAACCTTGCTTATGTAGGTGGCAGAACACTCAAAGAAGCGTGGTGGAAAGACACACGTACCGAAGAACAAACCGCCACACTAGAAGCCGTGATACGATTTTATACTATTAGGTTTCCAGAAATCATCATTGTGGGTTTTAATGAGATCGCCACAAAACAGGATAGTGATAAACCTGGTTTTAGTGTCAAGAAATGGCTGGAAGAACTGGAGATTCCCAAGTGTAATATTTATCAAGGATTTTGA
- a CDS encoding YncE family protein, with protein MHKLFLITMAVFTMGATIKLTSKNTETFACESCEDPAVIKRTIHSNEDAYMKDNSAKYTTDLKKWGTRSGVMHVAFPETRKRNCDPSRDAVFYATDEGVMEISDCGSGRSPLSRKRNLIKDQKQKEGFKQYQKYLHDEFDVMQVTVKNHTPDTRNVCLWGGNSDKPITDPLFIENAEKIDVLVGTHPQQVVLNPANDLLYVANQLSDSVSVVARDGTVIATIPLTENAMPGTVSPVALAINTNSGYFYGMVYVIGSVNNMMYHIGLNHKVVDANRTGKRPTEIRFDNETNELIIKNIVSKSTTRINAETQAQTETPWDIQDQFRLVDSESTSKIAKVTTQLNLLSIFNSSKSPTVTINDEYHEEREDFKFSPGMLKHLKIVASGERCVNALQLLQKSIAGKEICKTLSLGNYQSPQSFQNVSEVFGVDGVMLDGQNSWCFKIGGLQTITFILYYKKLEMYNLLPEKASLAYGVQMSKGVPKRVPKNPFKSIL; from the coding sequence ATGCATAAACTATTTCTTATCACAATGGCAGTATTTACAATGGGCGCAACGATAAAATTAACGTCCAAAAACACAGAAACTTTCGCCTGTGAAAGTTGCGAAGATCCTGCGGTTATTAAAAGGACAATCCATTCTAACGAAGATGCTTATATGAAAGATAATTCTGCAAAATACACAACCGATTTAAAAAAATGGGGTACACGATCTGGCGTGATGCACGTTGCTTTTCCAGAAACAAGAAAGAGAAATTGCGACCCTTCAAGAGATGCTGTTTTCTATGCGACCGATGAAGGTGTTATGGAAATTTCTGATTGTGGTTCTGGTAGAAGTCCGCTTTCGCGAAAGCGTAATCTCATAAAAGACCAAAAACAAAAGGAAGGTTTTAAACAGTATCAAAAATACCTGCACGATGAGTTTGATGTAATGCAGGTAACTGTCAAAAATCACACGCCAGACACCAGAAATGTTTGTCTTTGGGGTGGTAATAGCGATAAGCCTATCACAGACCCTTTATTTATTGAGAACGCCGAAAAAATAGATGTTTTGGTAGGTACGCATCCACAGCAAGTAGTGCTTAACCCTGCAAATGATTTATTGTATGTGGCCAATCAGCTTTCGGATTCTGTTTCGGTAGTTGCTCGTGATGGGACTGTAATTGCTACAATTCCATTGACGGAGAATGCGATGCCTGGAACGGTTTCGCCAGTAGCGCTGGCCATAAATACAAATTCTGGCTATTTCTACGGAATGGTGTATGTCATAGGTTCAGTAAATAATATGATGTATCACATCGGTTTAAATCACAAAGTGGTAGATGCTAATAGGACTGGAAAACGACCTACGGAAATACGCTTTGATAACGAGACAAATGAACTTATAATCAAAAACATAGTTTCTAAAAGTACGACGCGCATCAATGCCGAAACGCAGGCCCAAACGGAAACACCTTGGGATATACAAGACCAGTTTCGATTGGTGGATAGTGAATCAACATCTAAAATTGCTAAAGTCACTACACAACTCAATCTTTTGAGCATTTTTAATTCTTCCAAAAGTCCAACGGTAACCATCAATGATGAATATCACGAAGAGCGCGAAGATTTTAAGTTTAGTCCAGGAATGTTGAAGCACCTTAAAATCGTCGCCTCTGGAGAACGTTGTGTAAATGCCTTGCAACTGCTACAAAAGAGCATTGCAGGAAAAGAGATCTGCAAAACACTTTCGCTTGGTAATTACCAAAGTCCGCAGAGTTTTCAGAATGTATCAGAAGTTTTTGGTGTCGATGGTGTGATGCTCGATGGCCAGAACAGTTGGTGCTTTAAGATTGGTGGTTTGCAGACCATCACATTCATTTTGTATTACAAAAAGCTGGAAATGTACAATCTACTTCCAGAAAAGGCGTCGCTTGCCTATGGCGTGCAAATGAGTAAAGGCGTTCCCAAACGAGTTCCTAAGAATCCCTTCAAATCCATTTTATGA
- a CDS encoding zonular occludens toxin domain-containing protein, giving the protein MSVNSNRGRKPISYLKEDLERQPMILLVCGETGVGKTYRNKQEIKRYMMDHLAVGKKGRKVLAFDTNDDDYPQFRTVSPNHLKALTKVTSRRIRPFNPDGSPMDNDEKKEVITKIMKHFKNGLVVLDDIDHYMTGAKGQSMIGALCTVRHKGIDIVLTHQSVAKITTSEWQNCTWLRLHHQVDDVTRYRERIPKYQMVRIGQLIVDEQYELCSNAFAMGKITEQEYKIQKSFFVYINMREQRIRGCSRAAFIRACKKFIDQEESRKVKMLLNEEDFDGNNTYKTKNDAIVKLISDKLRYHEDGMVGPM; this is encoded by the coding sequence ATGTCTGTAAATTCTAATCGCGGAAGAAAACCCATAAGCTATCTCAAAGAAGACTTAGAACGCCAGCCAATGATCTTACTGGTCTGTGGCGAGACTGGTGTCGGGAAGACATACAGGAACAAGCAAGAGATCAAACGCTATATGATGGATCATCTTGCGGTAGGCAAGAAAGGTCGTAAGGTACTTGCTTTTGATACTAACGATGATGATTATCCGCAATTTCGTACGGTAAGTCCAAATCATCTAAAGGCACTGACCAAAGTAACCTCACGTAGAATTAGACCTTTTAACCCAGATGGATCACCTATGGATAATGACGAAAAGAAAGAAGTCATTACCAAAATAATGAAGCACTTTAAAAATGGCTTGGTGGTTCTGGACGATATTGATCACTATATGACTGGCGCCAAAGGGCAGTCGATGATCGGTGCACTCTGTACCGTGCGCCATAAAGGAATCGATATAGTACTCACGCACCAGTCTGTAGCAAAAATTACTACATCAGAATGGCAAAACTGTACGTGGTTACGTTTGCATCATCAGGTGGATGATGTGACGCGCTATCGCGAGCGCATCCCAAAATATCAAATGGTTCGTATCGGTCAGCTTATTGTCGATGAACAATATGAATTATGTTCCAATGCCTTTGCTATGGGCAAGATCACAGAACAAGAATATAAAATCCAGAAAAGTTTCTTTGTTTATATCAATATGCGAGAGCAACGCATCCGTGGATGTAGCCGTGCAGCGTTTATACGTGCCTGTAAAAAATTTATTGACCAGGAAGAAAGCCGTAAAGTGAAAATGCTACTGAATGAAGAAGATTTTGACGGCAACAACACCTACAAAACAAAGAACGATGCCATCGTAAAATTGATTTCAGATAAGTTACGGTATCACGAAGATGGGATGGTTGGGCCTATGTGA
- a CDS encoding peptidoglycan-binding domain-containing protein, with the protein MKKIVTKPKKTFFEQNKDLIVVGSVIVVLAGGAVAYMYYKKKKDQKEVDLAQNQENTPQIIPINTTIPVSSSSGSSSSSSSTPRIKYVKTGYPLKYRTRHQDVKILQAYLKIYKENLGKSGSKRDGVDGVFGPLTLKAAKKRLGKAEFTEKDIAGMRKALKMVGK; encoded by the coding sequence ATGAAGAAAATCGTAACCAAACCTAAGAAAACCTTTTTTGAACAAAACAAAGATCTCATTGTTGTGGGTAGTGTGATCGTTGTACTCGCAGGTGGCGCAGTTGCCTATATGTACTACAAGAAAAAGAAGGATCAAAAAGAAGTCGACCTGGCTCAAAACCAGGAGAACACACCACAGATAATTCCTATAAACACGACCATTCCTGTTTCAAGTAGTTCAGGATCATCGTCCAGCTCTTCATCTACACCACGCATTAAATACGTGAAGACTGGCTATCCGCTAAAATATAGAACACGTCATCAAGATGTAAAAATTTTACAGGCCTATCTAAAGATTTACAAAGAGAATCTAGGTAAGTCTGGTTCAAAGCGTGATGGAGTTGATGGCGTTTTTGGACCGCTCACGTTAAAGGCTGCCAAAAAGCGATTGGGCAAAGCTGAATTTACAGAAAAGGACATCGCAGGAATGCGGAAAGCGCTAAAAATGGTAGGGAAATGA
- a CDS encoding DUF6088 family protein gives MNITAYIKDKIARIDAGDAFTYDDLAIPQGEFTAASKSLSRLVTAGTIKRYRKGVYYKPKQTDFGELRPSDTELLNIYLFEDNKQVAYITGVRLYNQFRLTTQVPNVVRVASSSKQVRGKVGNTMVRPAKSYVTVSKKNIPLLQVLDVAKDFKNIPDGDSSQILSFLKNRIAQFSAKDLERFTAFAKAYPPKVAALIGAIYEFMGLEKQSNALRENINALSTYTFGISKDILPTINNWNIA, from the coding sequence ATGAATATAACAGCATACATAAAAGATAAGATAGCTCGTATAGATGCAGGAGATGCATTTACATACGATGATCTGGCTATACCTCAAGGTGAGTTTACAGCTGCTTCTAAGTCTTTAAGTAGACTAGTTACTGCTGGTACTATAAAGAGATATAGAAAAGGTGTTTATTATAAGCCTAAACAAACAGACTTTGGCGAATTAAGACCTAGTGATACAGAACTGCTCAATATCTATCTTTTTGAAGATAACAAACAGGTGGCCTACATTACTGGAGTGCGATTGTACAATCAATTCAGGCTGACCACTCAGGTTCCTAACGTGGTAAGAGTTGCGAGTTCTTCAAAGCAAGTACGTGGTAAGGTAGGAAACACAATGGTGCGGCCTGCAAAGAGCTATGTTACCGTTTCTAAAAAGAATATTCCATTACTACAGGTGCTCGATGTTGCAAAAGACTTTAAAAATATTCCTGATGGCGACAGCTCCCAGATTCTTTCGTTTCTTAAAAACAGAATAGCTCAATTTTCGGCAAAAGATCTGGAACGTTTTACCGCTTTCGCGAAAGCGTACCCACCTAAAGTTGCTGCCTTAATAGGTGCCATCTACGAGTTTATGGGATTAGAAAAACAGAGCAACGCATTGCGTGAGAACATCAATGCCTTAAGTACCTACACCTTTGGGATTTCCAAGGATATACTACCAACTATTAACAACTGGAACATCGCTTAA
- a CDS encoding TIGR02594 family protein, producing the protein MKSIINTALSQYGVTELVGQQHNPVILDYFEKIGHTWVTTDETAWCSAFTNWVALECGKEMSNQLTARSWLRVGTETKQPAIGDIVVFWRSKKNSWKGHVAFFIGYSEDKKYIYCLGGNQNNQVNIKAYPVYRLLGFRKLNNSITQNSTK; encoded by the coding sequence ATGAAGTCAATCATCAACACGGCTTTGAGCCAATATGGAGTTACGGAATTGGTAGGTCAACAGCATAATCCTGTAATACTAGATTATTTTGAAAAGATAGGTCATACTTGGGTCACTACCGATGAAACCGCTTGGTGCTCTGCTTTCACAAACTGGGTTGCCCTAGAATGTGGAAAGGAAATGAGCAATCAACTCACAGCACGCTCTTGGCTGAGAGTGGGAACAGAAACAAAGCAACCAGCTATTGGCGACATAGTAGTCTTCTGGCGTAGCAAGAAAAACAGCTGGAAAGGTCACGTGGCATTCTTCATCGGCTATTCTGAAGACAAGAAATACATCTACTGTCTGGGTGGCAACCAGAACAATCAAGTAAATATCAAGGCATATCCAGTTTACCGATTACTCGGCTTTAGAAAACTCAATAATTCCATCACTCAAAATTCAACAAAATGA
- a CDS encoding nucleotidyl transferase AbiEii/AbiGii toxin family protein: protein MRLHEYQEPFRNAIRAAADHFGIAEIFIEKDYWVTFALKQIFTNPASKDITVFKGGTSLSKCHKIIERFSEDIDLVIITDEEEGSNAIKKKLKLVTEAVAEPLTYVPGHLIENKKGKIRKLVYSYDKSGMDGAFGHVRDEIVVEVSSYGSPHPSSAVEIHSMITGLIASTGNVDLITKYELEPFKVVALDIERTFCEKVISLVRFSYTETPLKDLADKVRHTYDLHQLLKLERIQDFLASEDFSAMLNQVGKDDDKAIPNDKEWLSQHPNKALIFEDIEGVWSKIKLTYNSSFKELLTGDLPNDEEVLKSLKAIKNRLGEIKWEMS, encoded by the coding sequence ATGAGATTACACGAATATCAAGAACCCTTCAGAAATGCGATACGTGCTGCCGCAGATCATTTCGGCATTGCCGAAATATTTATTGAAAAAGATTACTGGGTCACTTTTGCGCTCAAGCAAATATTTACAAATCCTGCATCAAAGGATATTACTGTGTTTAAAGGTGGAACGTCTTTATCAAAATGTCATAAGATTATCGAGCGCTTTTCGGAAGATATAGATCTCGTCATCATCACTGACGAAGAAGAAGGAAGTAACGCCATCAAGAAGAAACTTAAGCTTGTCACAGAAGCTGTGGCTGAACCCTTGACTTATGTACCTGGTCACTTAATCGAGAACAAAAAGGGTAAGATCAGAAAACTGGTATATAGCTACGATAAAAGCGGAATGGATGGAGCCTTTGGCCACGTGCGTGATGAGATAGTGGTAGAAGTGTCCAGCTATGGAAGCCCGCATCCCAGCAGTGCGGTTGAAATACACTCGATGATTACCGGTTTAATTGCCAGTACAGGAAATGTGGATCTGATAACCAAATACGAGCTCGAACCTTTTAAAGTTGTTGCGCTAGATATTGAGCGTACCTTTTGTGAGAAAGTGATAAGCCTCGTGCGATTTTCATATACCGAAACCCCTTTGAAAGACTTGGCAGATAAAGTAAGGCACACCTATGATTTGCACCAATTACTAAAGTTAGAGCGAATACAAGATTTTCTAGCAAGTGAAGACTTTTCTGCAATGCTCAATCAGGTAGGTAAAGATGATGACAAAGCGATTCCCAATGACAAGGAATGGCTCTCACAACACCCAAACAAAGCACTCATATTTGAAGATATTGAAGGCGTTTGGAGCAAAATAAAATTAACCTACAACAGCTCTTTCAAAGAGTTGCTTACTGGGGATTTACCTAATGACGAAGAAGTCTTGAAATCTCTTAAAGCTATTAAGAATCGTTTGGGAGAAATTAAATGGGAGATGTCATAA